GCAGGTACAGCAActagtaaaaatatatatttttttctccaagaAAATCATACAGCCTTTACCATTCACTATGTGCTCTTTCACTTGCATTtttactaaggctgtcaatcgattcaaatatctaatcgcaattaatcgcataattgtccatagttactcaagattaattgcaaattaaacacacattttttatctgttcaaaatgtaccttaaaagggagatttttcaagtatttaagactctaatcaacatgggagtgggcaaatatgctgctttatgcaaatgtatgtatatatgtattactcaaaatcaattaaaaacacaaatcaatgacaaatattgtccagaaaccctcacaggtattgcatttagcactttgaaaatggccatgccagtttttccttgccaaaatttagcgcaagtttggagcgttatttaacctccttcttgacaagctccttcactctagctttagaactgagcccgcTAGAACCTAAAattcgcaagttgcattaatgcattaaagaaattagtggcgttaaaatgaatttgcgttaatgccttattatcgcattaactttgacagccctaattttaacatATTACTTCTTATTGAAAATATGGCTCATTTTGGTGGTGGATAGGTAcaagtgtgtgaatgagagaggGAAAAGTCATGTAGCATACATAAGTGAGTGGGTTACCTGTTATTTTTGGTAGGACAGTCTTTTCTATGACATTAGacagtgtctgtctgtctctgtgctcCAGCTCCTCATGGCCATGCCCATGACAAAAGGTCTCCACGGCTGTGAACCACGGGAGGTTTTCAAAGTCCCCACTATCTTCCTGAAACACACATATATTACATTGGACACATAATGTTAGAAGTTGTGTTGTGgcatctgtgtgtatgtatgtgctagtctctgtgtttgtgtccacaatGTACCTTTAGGGGGTCCCACGCCAGTAGCTGATGTCTTATGATGGGGTTCAACAACTTgggcagacacagagagatgtaGGCACTGTGGTAAGAGTCAGAGTAAGAGCCTCTCCACTCTTCAAACCGGGACAGAATCTTCTTGACGTCGGAGAACTCGGCCTGAACGTCGGAAAACACGGCCTGGGAGCTCAACAGGATATCAGCTGGAGAgggagcagagagggaaggaaagagagtCAGACAAAAGCAACCAAGGGATCAATTAATTCAATCTTGACTTCTGTTTTCTTCTACTTaggattttaaaaaagtacactttataatattaaagcTGTCTGGTTGGAGCTTTTAGCTGAACAGATTTAATTCCTTCTCACCCGTCTTCTTctgcagctgctcctcctcttctgctgaGGGCTGTGTGTCTTCAGGAATATCAAAATCTTCTTCAGCTTTAACACCAGAGTCGGCCTCGCTGCAACAGGTCagacaaatatacaaatatttgtgtAGAGTAGAGTGTAGTAGCTATTTCACCTTGCACATCCCTCTCATTTTGTAAGCATTTCTAATGTACTATTACAGAAATCTTGTtgtttatgtatattatatattaaatatatgaacaaagtaaataaacaaaaaaaaaaagacatgaacaaatgttatttttatgacACTCACCCTTGAGTTTCTGGTCCATTGGTTGAGTTTCCACTCTGCTCATCTGTGCTATCTAAAAAAATGGGATGAATACAAATCCAGTTAATGTCAATATTCCTTCTGGAGACCATTTTGAGACATATTGTATGAATACacaaatgcaaatacagacacatggacacacagatGTTACTCACAGCTGAGCTGCTGTAGGCGGTCAGCCTGCTCCTTGATGCTCTGTCGTCTCTGTGCTAACAGTGCATCCATGTGGTCGGACAGCAGAGCGTGTAAGTCAAGCTCCAGTGAGTTGATCTCAATAACCTGTCAACAAATTAACCTCAGTCAGCAAATTAACATCATCTGTCTTCAGAAGGGAGGTAATTCTGTAGCTTccaattgttttatatttttgccaAGAAGTAGAGATAAAACTGTTCCTGTTAGACAAAATTGTCTGATTATGACAGAGAGCATTAAATGAAGAGAGATTAAACATGTGTattatgtaaaatgtgtttaaaaattCTTACTGTCACttggaaaaatacaatttaagatTCTATTATATCAActttattaattatttgacattttttgcttttatatGATAGTTAACAGTGGACATGGACTGAACAGATTTCCTAATTTCTGACCTTCTCCCGTAGACACTCCACCAGGTTGTGGATATAGAGGGTCATGGCTCTGTAAAACTTCAGTTGTCGCTCTGAGGAACTTTCCTCCAGAGTCTCCATGGAGGTTTTAGCGCTCTCAACGTCAAACTCCATCCTCCTCAGCTCTGCCTGCCGTGCACTGTGCACCTCCTTCAGGGAGTCTAGTCTATAAATCACAAAGAGGTGAAGTGTGAAGAAAGGAATACACAGGTACTTGTTTGTTTACAACACATGTATCGCCTGGCAATGTGTAATATATAATGTCTAATTGATGATGTGGTGCGACATTAAGGCAAATAAAGCTAGAGAAAACTTACTTTGCAGTGATCCTTTTCTTGACCATTGAGATACTGATGGAAGGAAGAGTTGGGATTTTGACCCCCTTTGATCTCTTCTTTTGTTTTCGTCTGTCTCgcctgctgctactgctgctgtagctgtagctgctGGATTCACTGCCAGATGGGCTCTGAGAGGAAGAAAATAGGAGGATGAAGGATGTTAACGCTGCCGTACTGAGGGGAGTAGTTACACTGATGGAAGGCTTGAGTCTTCAGAAAAAGATTCTGCCATTTGAGAGCACCTGATTTTACACTACATGGGACAAAAGTTCAAAACAGAAAGAGCGACACAGAAAAATGATactagaaaaagagaggaaaacttaaacttaaaacataaaaaaaataatctaagaAAATATGGGGAAAAGATTAAGAGGGTAGGGCTaggaaggaatttcccctgcggtgataatgattggctcaacagtgcGATATGCGGTATTATGCAACTTTTTTGCttcatttatcctgattttagggCTGTATAAATAAGCGTATTGTTGGGCTATTAtgaggtatattgttgctttttatttgacaaagatgacagttttaaaacaaatcattttattgttaaatgcagaacaaagGAGGGCAATGAGGCGCAGCGGTTTCTTGCTTGCCATCtcctgcggttggcttgtcaatattgtGGTTATTGTGAATTATATTGCTATTATAATCTCCTCCTACCTGTCCTCCTGGCCGTCTCTTGACTCCCTTCTCAATTTGTGTCTCCTCCCAAAGTTCCTGCTCGTCTTCATCAGCTCCTGAGAAACTGGCATCACTTTCTCCTAgattacacacaaacatacaaaatagTACACTTGGTGCAAACAACAGGCCATTAGTTTGACAGTTATACTAATTCACACGCTTGTAGAAAAAGCAGTCACAAAATGCCAATTCCATGTTAAGCTAGATGTCACCAATACAATAATCTCTCCCTGCCTCTCATACCAAGTTTCTCAGCAATCCTCTCCCTAATGCTCTTCAATCTTGGGGCGAACTCGATTCTTCTCTCATGATCATCtggctcatcatcatcatcatcatcaactcTGTCCTCTTCATCTTCCCTGCTGTAGTGATCCGGGGTGCTACCAGCGGAGCTGTGGCCGTCTCTACCCAGAGAAATGTATTCTTTTGGGGCTCGAGTGCCGTGACGACGCTGCCACTTGGCTGCCTTGATCGCTTCAGCATTAGGGATGACTACTGTAAGACAAAtcgaaaacaaataaatgcaggTATACACAAGGAACATGTATGGACAAACCAACTGTTGACACAATcctatacacacactcacaccaaaCAGACCAGATGCAGGTGTATAGCAAGCAGGATACTACTtattataaacaataataaaagcaaATCAGTAGCAACAGAAAGTTGGCTTCTTAATACTGCTGGAAATGATGACAAAAGattgtgtactgtatgtttttctcACTAGTAGTAATAATAGGACATTCAATGCATACTGAAAATAAGAAGAATGCTATTATTTTCATCTGTGCTGTAGGAACCTGTAGcctctatactgtatgttgatttTGTCTTTTCTAAAAACCTTTTATCATCCACACACGAACAACCATCTGTGGCTTTATAAcacagaggttttttttttttttaaatctctgacacacagtacacacatacagtatacacacacaaaaacacatacctGGTTTAGTAGCAGGGCAGCTGGAGTCTGAGGCTGAGCTAGCTGTGGGAGACCTggcatcaccttcatcactgtCATTGTCATCATCATCGCTATCGTCATCATCATTATGGTGCAGAGCACGTGGTGAAGCCTGACTGTCATCATCTTGCCTGGGAGAAGCAGATGGAGGGAAACGTGCTGGGGCTGAGAGAGAAGAATGGGAGGCCAacattatcacattattatCTAGATAATTACTGAAGTAAAATCAAAATCTTAAATATTACTTCAATGACTAAGACGTGTTAAGTTTGTAGGCTGACActcttaaaacattttcaacagGTAAGAGTTTTGTATAGGCACcttttcaaaaacaataaaCCTCTACACAAGACCTTTGACTATGCTGACATGCTAATGCTTTTTCCACAAATTCATAAATAAGCATTTGTCAAATTATACTACAACCACCTGTATTTCATCTGAATATACAATTACTTAAACTGATTGGTGTCATAACATGTAGTCTGCCCTCATTTATATAAATAGTGTGGACAAAATATTACAGAATTAGAGACAGAATATCGCGCGCCTCCAACTTGtgcaaaatgctgctgctcgctTTTTAACTAACACTTCCAGACGAGAACACATCACCCCTGTACTTTACTCGCTCCATTGGTTTCCAGTTCGCTTCAGAATCGATTTTAAgctcttgatgtttgtttttaaagccattaACAGCCTCGCCCCGCCTTATCTGTCCAAGATTTTAACTCTCCGCGAGCATAACAGGGCTTTGCGGTCATCGGGTCAACCTTTTTTTAGAAGTCCCAAGGTCGAGGTATAAGCTGTTGGGTGATTGTGCTTTTGCTGTCGCTGCTCCTAAACTATGGAACAAGTTACGCCCTGATATATGCACCATCACTGACCTAGgactttttaaatctaagctcaacacttttttatttagattggcttttaatacctagtagcactgtgacatttttcctgtactttttatgtacctttttatgattttatgatatgttatgttttattcctgttatttcttaaTGTAATTGATTGATAGACATTAGATTGCATTAGTGTCAGCTAGATGTACTTAATAACTTGGCACCTGACATGTATTTAGTGTACGTATGCTGTATTTTGACCTAAGATTTGTGTACGTAATGCAACATCTATCATAGTGATCTTCTAGAATGGTAGTCTAGTCAGGTTAGGTACATACCTGTGCTTTGGCTGGTCTTGGCAGGTGAAGCCTCCTTCCTTCTTACTTGGAACAGCACAGCTTTATCAGAGGACTTCTTCAGCTTAAATGTTGGTTCCTCAACTaagacagtaaaaacaaaatcagagaTCCATGAGCAAAAACTTGCTGTTGAGCCCCTATTGACCCCTCAAATACAGAGGTGATGGAGACAATGTAATATCGCAGGGAAAACAGAAGAGCTGGTGGTGGATTTccacagacgcacacactcCTCCCCGACACCGGTGAACATCCAGGGAATGGACATTGAGATGGTGACATCTTACAAGTACCTGGGTGTTCACCTGAACAATAAACTGAACTGGACTGCCAATTCAACAGGAAAGGCCCGAGCACACTCCACCTGCTCAGAAGACTGAGGTCTTTTTTTAGTGCAGGGGGCACACCTGAAGACCTTCTATGACACTATGGTGGCTTCAGCCGTTTTTTATGGAGTGGTCTGCTGGGGCAGCAGCATCTCGGCTGCGGACAGGAAGAGACTAGACAGAGTgatcaggaaggccagctctgtcctgggatgccccctGGACCCAGTGtaggtggtgggagagaggaggatgatggctaagctgtcatccatgatggagaatgactccaaccccatgcaggacaccatctcagcactagagagctccttcagcgacaggctgctccacccaaagtgtgttaAGGAGCACTATCACAGGTCCTTCCTTCccgcagctgtcagactccacaaccagcactgctcccagtagaccacttacacaccaaaaactgactttaacctgatattttcaggtggaatttcattcattctcactgtgcaatatcattttccacctgtgcaattttgttaatagtctgtttattgtcaatactgtaaatactgctcctattgttatacttccttctacttaaatggttcatattttgttgcactttatttagctctttttttacttgtttttttgcactatcccctttgctgctgtacactgcaaatgtccccactgtgggtCTAATGacggaatatcttatcttatcaattgatcaatatatcaatataatatcaaaCCCTGTAACTGGCAATGAATGACAAATCTGGTTAAATGTATTCTGTCAATACATCTTTTCTTTTGAGCCTTATTAAAGTAACACACAGCCTCATTCCTGCTGGCAACTTCAGGCAAATGTAGATTATTTACTTTCGTGTTACAGCTCGTTGAGTAAACGTCTGTTTGAGTCCATCTTTGAAACATATTGACTTTCAAAACCTCACATTTACAGACTTATTTACCTTCTTTGTCTTCAGAGAAACTGAGGATGGAGTTTGTTTTCTCCTTAAACCCATATTTGTCTTTAtcttctctgtcctctgtcACCTCCAGCGTCTCCCCGTCCTCTCGGTCGCTGCTGGCCGGCTCAGGAGGCGTCTCTTCCCGCTTGGAGCTGCAGGTGATACCGCGGCTCTGGGACACTTTCAACGGCTTATTTACCGCGTTTACCGGAGCTTTCTCATGCTCCTTTCCGTCTTCTCTGCTCTTCGGCTCGTCCTCCTCGTCGCTGGAGTTATCTTTTCTCTGCCGGAAGTTCCTCCGGGGCTTTTTATTGAACATTTTCCTCCACTAACTAAACTTACATGAAGAAACGCTGGTTTGTTGCTAGGGCTGACTGAACCGCGGTACGTCACGTCAGAAATCGCTTGACAACGTCGCAAAAAGGTAAAGCAGCCGCAatgtagtgatgggaattccgtctctttttagtgagccggtTCATTtagctcagctcaccaagaagagccggctctttcggctcccaaacggctcttcgttttaccacttctgccttttataattcagccaaatttagcgacctatgattagtatgtgtgcacatatatcacttaaattattcaatataactatactaaaccttataatttccagaatatcgtaattttacatgctgcttcgtttccgactgtcactcatcttgtctgctatttgcgcaccgcaccgcaccacAACGCACCTCAGCGCACCGCATCGCACCGCAACGCAACGCACCGCAACGCACCGCACTGCACCCCAACGCACAGCAACGCACCGCAGCACACCGcattcctctctctttctctcctcctctccctcctgctctgtacctgtagaccgccAGCGCGGCACGCATCCCCGCCCGTCCCTCctgcccctccctgcttgatggtgtGATCCTTGtatgtcatcacctgattggttgcATGGACGTCAATAACtaaacattcagtcacagtcagtgcatggagtgcccatggcgcggagaagatcgtcctatcattctgccttgaataaattaaaaaaaaaaaaaaaaagcgtctctcggacgggagccggcttccatcgttcacttaaaacAACCAGCTCTTTGAACCAGGTCGTtcgtgaccgacacatcactataAAGCAGCCGCAATGCACTATGGGCTATGTAGTTTGCGTATAGGGGGCTAATCAAACTGTGAAGAAAACTGAGTCCACTTTCATTTAATTTGAcattattttggattttttaaaatcctttaccagttaaaacattttcacacacagtGAACTGTAATGTAGACCCTACAATTTACTAGCTAGGCCCTTCTTATCGAGACTACATCTTCTAAATAGGAATAATATTCAGCTGAAACAACGGTTAGAGCACATTGTAGCctaggctacgttccaaatcgcatactttttctttttacttctagtaagtactgcagctgcccttacaaagtacgtactgtttcatgcagtatacatagaattgggacatactacttcctcATAACATTGCAACTTCAACTTTGACCCTttggattgtgggtcagaaaagcaagaaaagcatgctggcttgcatactgcaaaataagactggatgtagtaggacgtcctggtatttttggcatactgcatttgacatactatgtattgggacatactaaatctttttctggcatactaaatagtaggttagtatgggtattggaacgtaCAGTACGTACtaaaggcgcaatgttatgcaTATTGCATGCAACACTacacagctgcagtatgtactaaaagtaaaaagaaaaagtatgtgatttggaacacACCCCTAGGTGATGTTAACTGAAGTCAATGTAGGACTTCaaatgaggaagaaaaaaaagactagtTCTTGTATTGCGTCTTCCTTATCTTTCTCCCATAAATtgctctccttcttctccttcttctttggtgtttattggaggtgcattaccgccaccatctggactggagtgtggaacaggagattgtgcagaaacaaaaaataaataaataaaaaataataataataatataaaaaaataataaaaaaataataataataatggaggAAAACTCTAGATTTGTTTAACTGAATCAGTGtttcttaaaaactgaataatttcacagtatatatGTTGTCTGCTGTATTCccccaatagacctgacaaTGTAAAGTCCTGATGTTTTGCCTTCCTTAGTGACTGTAAAAGGCGATTCCTCTGGATACTGTAATTCCTGCAGTGTATCAGTACATGTTCGACAGTTTCCGGTTGATTACATTACATTGAttacattctcatgtgcaatattactgtTCATTgtatgcaatattaatgtccaacatgtgcaatattacttatttttctgtttgttagcttactttaccttttttattttacttaccttatcttatttactcattttactaaatgtatcttacttaattgttattctattaggcactggtgctagaaatagtactttttctattttatacaattgaacttgttgtaatgttgttgtatttttgagcaatctctggcacaagaatttccttcggaattaataaagttctatcgtatcttatcttatcttatcttaaaggtcccatatcgtgctctttttcagattcatacttgtattttgtgtttctactagaacatgtttacatgctgtaatgttaaaaaaaaactttattttcctcgtactgtctgcctgaatatgcctgtattcaccctctgtctgaaacgctccattttagctaATTTCAAAGGAactgcaacggaattgcgttgctaggcaacagtttgggtccatgtgtacttcctgtcagctgatatcatTAAAATACACTGCAACGCTAAATAAACTGGgccacatttagaatgtttatgtttaaaaccgtgtatgatctaaatattgtatatttgtgacctcacaaatggacagaaatcctaacggcttgtttcaaacgcacaattcctgaatacggtctgtgtgtatttctccatatattgagcgttttgatactttcacactatttatatagcacttaaacctgc
Above is a genomic segment from Sebastes umbrosus isolate fSebUmb1 chromosome 2, fSebUmb1.pri, whole genome shotgun sequence containing:
- the gcfc2 gene encoding GC-rich sequence DNA-binding factor 2, whose translation is MFNKKPRRNFRQRKDNSSDEEDEPKSREDGKEHEKAPVNAVNKPLKVSQSRGITCSSKREETPPEPASSDREDGETLEVTEDREDKDKYGFKEKTNSILSFSEDKEVEEPTFKLKKSSDKAVLFQVRRKEASPAKTSQSTAPARFPPSASPRQDDDSQASPRALHHNDDDDSDDDDNDSDEGDARSPTASSASDSSCPATKPVVIPNAEAIKAAKWQRRHGTRAPKEYISLGRDGHSSAGSTPDHYSREDEEDRVDDDDDDEPDDHERRIEFAPRLKSIRERIAEKLGESDASFSGADEDEQELWEETQIEKGVKRRPGGQSPSGSESSSYSYSSSSSRRDRRKQKKRSKGVKIPTLPSISISMVKKRITAKLDSLKEVHSARQAELRRMEFDVESAKTSMETLEESSSERQLKFYRAMTLYIHNLVECLREKVIEINSLELDLHALLSDHMDALLAQRRQSIKEQADRLQQLSYSTDEQSGNSTNGPETQGEADSGVKAEEDFDIPEDTQPSAEEEEQLQKKTADILLSSQAVFSDVQAEFSDVKKILSRFEEWRGSYSDSYHSAYISLCLPKLLNPIIRHQLLAWDPLKEDSGDFENLPWFTAVETFCHGHGHEELEHRDRQTLSNVIEKTVLPKITAYVELVWDPMSRHQSVCLSDVCHRLKEDYSIFEGEQSKPVKALKEALIGRLRSCVDEDVFIPLYPKKLLEDRLSPQCRFRDQQFWMAIKLLGNMGKWDLLLPESELKELMLDKLLNRYLMITACSQTLDHNAVHACRKIADSLPLSWFKGEDTCLPQLQNFRNHLVQKVHTFCKQQPPEDPNTRSSVVEVLQILSRIRCNDSIMAIAEKYHYEDAIYSHQLLNQEIE